Proteins from a single region of Struthio camelus isolate bStrCam1 chromosome W, bStrCam1.hap1, whole genome shotgun sequence:
- the LOC138064306 gene encoding interferon-like translates to MAAPATRHPCLRHSTPVLLLLLPALSAALRCANLRTQQSTFNWDSLQLLHAMAPSPPQPCAQHDPPFPFPDTLLAIQSPQQATAAILRVLQHLFTTLSNENTPAHWDSQAHQQLLNQLHGQIQLLQQCLPRADADVKSQGPRNAWLTINGYFRRIQDFLRTNHHSPCAWDKVGLEARASFQRIHNLTRTLAD, encoded by the coding sequence atggctgcgcccgcaacccgacacccctgcctgcggcacagcaccccggtcctcctgctcctcctgcccgctctcagcgcggccctcagatgcgccaaccttcgcacccaacagagcaccttcaactgggacagcctccagctcctccacgccatggctcccagcccgcctcagccctgcgcccaacacgacccacctttccccttccccgacaccctcctggcaatccagtccccacaacaagccaccgccgccatcctccgcgtcctccagcacctcttcaccactctcagcaacgaaaacacccccgcgcactgggacagccaagcccaccaacagctcctcaaccagctccacggccaaatccaactcctccagcaatgcctccctcgcgccgacgcggatgtcaaaagccaagggccccgcaacgcctggctcaccatcaacgggtacttccggcgcatccaggacttcctccgcacaaaccaccacagcccctgcgcctgggacaaagtcggcctcgaagctcgcgcctccttccagcgcatccacaacctcacccgcaccctggcagattag
- the LOC138064347 gene encoding interferon-like, producing the protein MAAPATRHPCLRHSTPVLLLLLPALSAALRCANLRTQQSTFNWDSLQLLHAMAPSPPQPCAQHDPPFPFPDTLLAIQSPQQATAAILRVLQHLFTTLSNENTPAHWDSQAHQQLLNQLHDQIQLLQQCLPRADADVKSQGPRNAWLTINGYFRRIQDFLRTNHHSPCAWDKVGLEARASFQRIHNLTRTLAD; encoded by the coding sequence atggctgcgcccgcaacccgacacccctgcctgcggcacagcaccccggtcctcctgctcctcctgcccgctctcagcgcggccctcagatgcgccaaccttcgcacccaacagagcaccttcaactgggacagcctccagctcctccacgccatggctcccagcccgcctcagccctgcgcccaacacgacccacctttccccttccccgacaccctcctggcaatccagtccccacaacaagccaccgccgccatcctccgcgtcctccagcacctcttcaccactctcagcaacgaaaacacccccgcgcactgggacagccaagcccaccaacagctcctcaaccagctccacgaccaaatccaactcctccagcaatgcctccctcgcgccgacgcggatgtcaaaagccaagggccccgcaacgcctggctcaccatcaacgggtacttccggcgcatccaggacttcctccgcacaaaccaccacagcccctgcgcctgggacaaagtcggcctcgaagctcgcgcctccttccagcgcatccacaacctcacccgcaccctggcagattag